From one Desulfobacteraceae bacterium genomic stretch:
- a CDS encoding hotdog fold thioesterase, translated as MGDLHQFFQRDRFANSVGIELLDVSAGSARARMKIREDHLNAVNIVHGAAIFALADLAFAVASNSHGNVAVAVNANISFLKAAGQGTRALFAEAREVSRNFKLASYTVRVTDDQDDLIAIFQGMVYRKKDRILS; from the coding sequence ATGGGGGACCTGCACCAATTTTTCCAGAGAGACCGGTTTGCAAACAGCGTCGGCATTGAATTGCTCGACGTCTCCGCGGGCAGCGCCCGGGCCAGGATGAAGATCCGGGAAGACCACCTGAACGCGGTCAACATCGTGCACGGCGCCGCTATTTTCGCACTGGCGGACTTGGCATTTGCCGTGGCCTCCAACTCCCATGGCAACGTAGCAGTGGCCGTCAACGCCAACATCTCGTTTCTCAAGGCCGCCGGTCAAGGAACCCGGGCCCTTTTCGCCGAGGCGCGGGAAGTTTCCAGAAATTTCAAGCTTGCCTCCTATACCGTCCGGGTCACCGACGACCAGGACGACCTGATTGCCATTTTCCAGGGAATGGTCTATCGGAAAAAGGACCGAATCCTTTCATGA
- a CDS encoding antibiotic biosynthesis monooxygenase translates to MSIRVLMFRRMPRLYGGMEADLLPQLGPLLAEARKLAFRQPGYISGETMRNVVDPYEYLVISTWKSVEDWERWFANEERKTVEGKIDAVLGAATEYRVYSYD, encoded by the coding sequence ATGTCAATACGCGTGCTCATGTTCCGAAGAATGCCCCGTTTGTATGGCGGGATGGAAGCCGATCTGCTGCCCCAACTCGGACCGCTCCTGGCCGAGGCCAGAAAACTGGCTTTCCGCCAACCCGGCTATATTTCGGGTGAAACCATGCGCAACGTGGTTGACCCATACGAGTATCTGGTGATCAGCACCTGGAAATCGGTCGAAGATTGGGAGCGGTGGTTTGCCAACGAGGAGCGGAAGACGGTCGAGGGCAAGATCGACGCCGTTTTGGGCGCGGCCACCGAATACAGGGTTTATTCCTACGATTAG